Proteins from a single region of Rhodovibrio salinarum DSM 9154:
- a CDS encoding UTP--glucose-1-phosphate uridylyltransferase, which translates to MTRVRKAVFPVAGLGTRVLPAVKAVPKEMLPVVDRPLIEYAVEEAREAGIEEFIFVTGRGKDALEDHFDRAVELEDTLEQRGKTRELAAVRHTNLPAGSVQSLRQLDPLGLGHAVWVARRAVGDEPFAVVLPDDLIKADTPCLKQLVDVHAQVGGNVAAVIDVPREQTARYGILDVTEDDGRLAAAKGLVEKPDPREAPSTLSIIGRYVLDPRVMRELDKQQAGKGGEIQLTDAMAETIGEVPFHGLRFDGTRYDCGNKAGYVAATMAFALDHPETKDATADLIRAFARDL; encoded by the coding sequence ATGACACGTGTTCGCAAAGCGGTATTTCCAGTCGCCGGACTCGGCACGCGCGTGCTGCCGGCCGTCAAGGCGGTACCGAAGGAGATGCTGCCAGTGGTTGACCGGCCGCTGATCGAGTACGCCGTCGAGGAGGCGCGCGAGGCGGGGATCGAGGAGTTCATTTTCGTCACCGGCCGCGGCAAGGACGCGCTGGAGGACCACTTCGACCGCGCGGTCGAGCTTGAGGACACCTTGGAGCAGCGCGGCAAGACGCGCGAACTGGCGGCGGTCCGCCACACCAATCTGCCGGCCGGGTCGGTACAGTCGCTGCGCCAGCTAGATCCGCTGGGCCTGGGCCACGCGGTCTGGGTCGCGCGTCGGGCGGTCGGCGACGAGCCGTTCGCCGTCGTGCTGCCGGACGACCTGATCAAGGCCGACACGCCGTGCCTGAAGCAACTGGTCGATGTCCACGCCCAGGTTGGGGGCAACGTGGCCGCGGTGATCGATGTGCCGCGCGAGCAGACCGCACGCTACGGCATCCTGGATGTCACCGAGGACGATGGCCGGCTGGCCGCGGCCAAGGGCCTGGTCGAGAAACCCGACCCCCGTGAGGCGCCGTCGACCCTGTCGATTATCGGTCGTTATGTGCTCGACCCACGGGTGATGCGGGAACTCGACAAGCAGCAGGCCGGCAAGGGCGGCGAGATTCAGTTGACCGACGCCATGGCGGAGACGATCGGCGAGGTGCCGTTCCATGGCCTGCGGTTTGACGGCACGCGCTACGACTGCGGCAATAAGGCGGGCTACGTCGCCGCCACGATGGCGTTCGCCCTGGACCACCCGGAGACGAAGGACGCCACGGCCGATTTGATCCGCGCGTTCGCCCGGGATCTGTAG
- a CDS encoding UDP-glucose dehydrogenase family protein, with product MRIAMIGTGYVGLVSGACFSEFGTEVVCVDRDANKIERLNDGQIPIFEPGLEDLVARNESAGRLSFTTDMKAAVQGCDAVFIAVGTPSRRGDGHADLTYVYDAAREIAAAADPETVVVTKSTVPVGTGREVEQILQETAPDKRLQVASNPEFLREGSAIGDFMRPDRVIIGAETQRAQTVLRALYRPLYLIETPIIFTSLETSELTKYAANAFLATKITFINEIADLCEAVGADVHDVARGMGLDGRIGRKFLHAGPGYGGSCFPKDTLALTRTAQQAGSPTRIVETVVDVNDRRKSAMADKIIAHMGGDVAGKTVALLGVTFKPNTDDMRESPSLAVVPALQQAGARVRAHDPEGMQAAQELLSDVTWCQEPYEAMQGADALVILTEWNQFRNLNLSRIKETLNAPTVVDLRNIYDPTEMWEQGFHYTCIGRAFGRDKPGALIGDGTTREDLG from the coding sequence ATGCGCATTGCCATGATCGGCACCGGTTACGTCGGCCTCGTCTCCGGTGCCTGCTTCTCCGAATTCGGGACCGAGGTTGTCTGCGTCGACCGTGACGCGAACAAAATCGAACGGCTGAACGACGGCCAGATTCCGATTTTCGAGCCCGGCCTGGAAGACCTGGTCGCCCGCAACGAGAGCGCCGGTCGGCTGAGTTTCACCACCGATATGAAGGCGGCAGTGCAGGGCTGCGATGCGGTGTTCATCGCCGTCGGCACGCCGTCGCGCCGGGGCGATGGTCATGCGGATTTGACCTATGTCTACGACGCCGCCCGCGAGATCGCGGCGGCGGCCGACCCGGAAACGGTGGTCGTCACCAAGTCGACCGTGCCGGTGGGCACCGGCCGCGAGGTCGAGCAGATCCTGCAGGAGACGGCGCCGGACAAGCGCCTGCAGGTCGCCTCCAATCCGGAGTTCCTGCGTGAGGGCTCGGCGATCGGGGATTTCATGCGCCCCGACCGGGTGATCATCGGGGCGGAGACCCAGCGGGCGCAGACCGTGCTGCGCGCGCTCTACCGGCCGCTCTACCTGATCGAGACACCGATCATCTTCACCTCGCTGGAGACCTCGGAACTCACCAAGTACGCCGCCAACGCCTTCCTTGCGACCAAGATCACCTTTATCAACGAGATCGCGGATCTGTGCGAAGCGGTCGGCGCGGATGTCCACGACGTCGCCCGCGGCATGGGCCTGGACGGTCGGATCGGGCGGAAGTTCCTGCACGCCGGGCCGGGCTATGGCGGCTCCTGTTTTCCGAAGGATACGCTCGCGCTGACCCGTACGGCCCAGCAGGCCGGGTCGCCGACGCGGATCGTGGAGACGGTGGTCGACGTCAACGACCGCCGCAAAAGCGCGATGGCGGATAAGATCATCGCCCACATGGGCGGCGACGTCGCCGGTAAGACGGTTGCGCTGCTCGGTGTGACCTTCAAGCCCAACACCGACGACATGCGGGAATCCCCCAGTCTGGCGGTCGTGCCCGCCTTGCAGCAGGCCGGTGCCCGTGTGCGTGCGCACGATCCCGAGGGGATGCAGGCGGCGCAGGAGCTGCTGTCCGACGTCACCTGGTGTCAGGAGCCTTACGAGGCGATGCAGGGGGCGGACGCGCTGGTCATCCTGACGGAGTGGAACCAGTTCCGGAACCTGAACCTGAGCCGGATCAAGGAGACGCTGAACGCGCCGACGGTGGTTGATCTGCGCAATATCTACGATCCCACGGAGATGTGGGAGCAGGGCTTCCACTACACCTGCATCGGCCGCGCCTTTGGTCGCGACAAGCCCGGCGCGCTGATCGGCGATGGCACGACCCGGGAGGATCTTGGATGA
- a CDS encoding division plane positioning ATPase MipZ, whose product MTAITPLPRVGGPHVIVLGNEKGGSGKSTTAMHLIVALLKAGHKVGAVDLDARQGTLSRQVENRRTFAQRNDLKLELPELRTIDRAREAGTRADAEAAEREALSAAMDDLANCAFVVIDTPGSDSHLSRLGHTLADTLVTPLNDSFLDLDLLARIDHDAKTILSPSVYSQMVWEQRQARAQAGGRPIDWIVMRNRLSHLDARNKRDVGRLLEQLAKRISFRIAPGFGERVIFRELFPKGLTLLDLRESGTGVNMTMSHMTARQEVRALLAEIGHGTEAALTAAE is encoded by the coding sequence ATGACGGCTATCACGCCATTGCCGCGGGTCGGTGGCCCGCACGTGATCGTGCTCGGCAACGAGAAGGGGGGCTCCGGCAAGTCGACCACCGCGATGCACCTGATCGTGGCGCTATTGAAGGCCGGCCACAAGGTCGGGGCGGTCGATCTGGATGCCCGTCAGGGCACGCTGTCCCGGCAGGTGGAGAACCGCCGCACCTTCGCCCAGCGTAACGACCTGAAGCTTGAACTGCCGGAGTTGCGCACGATCGACCGGGCGCGGGAAGCCGGCACCCGTGCTGACGCGGAAGCGGCCGAACGCGAGGCTCTTTCCGCGGCGATGGACGATCTGGCGAACTGCGCGTTCGTGGTGATCGATACCCCGGGCAGCGATAGCCATCTTTCGCGCCTTGGCCACACGTTGGCGGACACGCTGGTCACGCCGCTCAACGACTCCTTCCTCGATCTCGATCTCTTGGCGCGGATCGATCACGACGCGAAGACGATCCTCTCGCCCAGCGTCTACTCCCAGATGGTCTGGGAGCAGCGTCAGGCACGCGCCCAGGCCGGTGGCCGCCCGATCGACTGGATCGTCATGCGCAACCGCCTGAGCCACCTGGACGCGCGCAACAAACGCGACGTCGGCCGTCTCTTGGAACAGTTGGCCAAGCGCATCTCCTTCCGCATCGCACCGGGTTTCGGCGAGCGGGTGATCTTCCGCGAGCTGTTCCCCAAGGGCCTGACCCTGCTCGACCTGCGTGAGAGCGGAACCGGCGTGAATATGACGATGTCCCACATGACCGCCCGGCAGGAGGTCCGCGCGCTACTCGCGGAGATCGGTCACGGCACCGAGGCGGCGCTGACGGCCGCGGAGTAG
- a CDS encoding DnaJ domain-containing protein, translating into MIAYFLLGLGLLVGILLLLKWASEAEPRQILKALAWVGGILGVILGLFLLWAGRYQLAWIALPALFALMSRWRQIKSVLRNARGPSPSQSSAVETRFVRMTLEHETGVMSGEVLEGAYAGCRVEDLSLAQLVELWRAAQAEDAQSAAVIEAYLDKVHGEDWHDVADADAGDGGARAGDSAAARRGGGAMTREEALEILGLEEGASRADIQHAYRSLMKKLHPDAGGSDWFAAKLNEAKRVLIGD; encoded by the coding sequence GTGATCGCCTATTTCCTGCTCGGCCTCGGCCTGTTGGTCGGCATCCTGCTGCTGCTCAAGTGGGCGAGCGAGGCGGAGCCCCGGCAGATCCTGAAGGCGCTCGCCTGGGTGGGCGGCATTCTGGGGGTGATCCTCGGCCTGTTTCTGCTGTGGGCGGGGCGGTACCAGCTGGCCTGGATCGCGTTACCGGCCTTGTTCGCGCTCATGAGTCGCTGGCGCCAGATCAAGAGCGTGCTGCGCAACGCCCGCGGCCCTAGCCCAAGCCAGTCCAGCGCGGTCGAAACCCGGTTTGTGCGCATGACCCTGGAACACGAGACCGGGGTGATGTCGGGCGAAGTGTTGGAGGGCGCTTACGCCGGGTGTCGCGTGGAAGACCTGTCCCTGGCGCAACTGGTCGAGCTGTGGCGCGCGGCGCAGGCCGAGGATGCGCAGTCGGCGGCGGTGATCGAGGCCTACCTGGACAAGGTACATGGCGAGGATTGGCACGACGTAGCCGACGCGGATGCGGGAGACGGCGGGGCGCGCGCCGGCGACAGCGCTGCCGCCAGGCGCGGCGGCGGGGCGATGACGCGGGAAGAGGCGTTGGAGATCCTGGGGCTGGAGGAAGGCGCCAGCCGCGCGGATATTCAGCACGCCTACCGAAGTTTGATGAAGAAACTGCATCCCGATGCCGGCGGCTCTGACTGGTTCGCTGCCAAGCTGAACGAAGCCAAGCGCGTGCTGATCGGCGACTGA